Proteins encoded together in one Falco peregrinus isolate bFalPer1 chromosome 2, bFalPer1.pri, whole genome shotgun sequence window:
- the TEKT3 gene encoding LOW QUALITY PROTEIN: tektin-3 (The sequence of the model RefSeq protein was modified relative to this genomic sequence to represent the inferred CDS: inserted 6 bases in 4 codons; deleted 1 base in 1 codon; substituted 3 bases at 3 genomic stop codons), protein MAAGSHLGRIQSLSNLRPWQRSPGPVPDCTGDAAVPDGAATEPDSTAQHSGIELDGSPFPATYAHRRASPAKFPPXISTMASSYKNCFPQHPLPQSFSFLWMLNAFYKAGAINSALAPFSRSSQVLAPSKTLPLISNRTTPFTQYTPDDWYSSNLTNYEQSEASRHDVEHLRVETSRVIQGKFQQTKNXQEXSTKTQGEHAADTGFWKSELCRELEEVAGASSALTDMKNXLERALAGMETPLRVTQECVCHQEKRMGIDLVHDDVEKRLFTEVGVIGSCQERMQRCLDEAAAQLMSNWVAQHELERDLANKRMAHRIDSKCHHLRNTSDGIGCCPGLEQADATISVPESRTMFTDNNLLPSQCEQAASAKLQDIRNLLMVMANEMWQHFSGVNVTFTNRISETAEAKSKTRPXLAKTLQEIFQIKVNIGAIXKAIKDKRCPLKVAQTRLDERTWRPDVELCQDAAQLCLIKEVHEIKEMIPSLQQQLRRAEGVLQVLLRAKLVLEXLAVTASWLSIDQGTCMGMRETSPSTTRLLGYV, encoded by the exons ATGGCTGCAGGGAGTCACCTAGGCAGAATCCAGTCACTGAGCAACCTGCGCCCGTGGCAGCGTTCCCCTGGTCCTGTGCCTGACTGCACCGgggatgctgcagtgcctgacGGTGCTGCCACCGAGCCTGACAGCACAGCG CAGCACTCAGGAATAGAGCTGGATGGCTCTCCCTTCCCAGCAACGTATGCCCATCGAAGAGCAAGCCCTGCCAAGTTCCCGC CCATCAGCACCATGGCTTCAAGCTATAAGAACTGTTTTCCTCAGCACCCCTTGCCCCAGAGCTTCAGCTTCCTCTGGATGCTCAATGCCTTCTATAAAGCAGGTGCCATCAACTCAGCTTTGGCTCCCTTTTCCAGAAGCTCCCAGGTGTTGGCTCCCAGCAAGACGCTTCCTTTGATTTCCAACAGAACAACC CCTTTCACCCAGTACACTCCCGATGACTGGTACAGCTCCAACCTGACCAACTATGAACAGTCAGAGGCTTCCCGGCACGACGTGGAGCATCTGAGAGTTGAAACCTCCCGCGTGATACAGGGTAAatttcagcaaacaaaaa cccaagaataAAGCACCAAAACTCAGGGAGAACATGCCGCTGATACAGGATTTTGGAAGTCAGAACTGTGCCGTGAGCTGGAAGAGGTGGCTGGGGCAAGCAGTGCCCTCACAGACATGAAGAACTGACTGGAGAGAgccctggctgggatggagacCCCTCTCCGG GTCACTCAGGAGTGCGTGTGTCACCAGGAGAAGAGGATGGGCATCGACCTAGTCCATGACGATGTGGAGAAACGGCTCTTCACA GAAGTCGGCGTCATCGGGTCCTGCCAGGAGAGGATGCAGAGGTGCCTGGATgaggcagcagcccagctcat GTCCAACTGGGTGGCCCAGCATGAGCTGGAGAGGGACCTGGCCAACAAGCGGATGGCCCACCGCATCGACAGCAAGTGCCACCACCTGAGGAACACCTCCGATGGCATcggctgctgcccagggctggagcaggctgaCGCCAC GATCTCGGTGCCGGAGTCACGGACCATGTTCACGGACAACaacctcctcccctcccagtGTGAACAGGCGGCCTCTGCCAAGCTGCAGGACATCAGGAACCTGCTGATGGTGATGGCCAACGAGATGTGGCAGCATTTCAGCGGGGTGAACGTCACCTTCACCAACCGCATCTCTGAGACTGCTGAAGCCAAGAGCAAGACCAGACC ACTGGCCAAG ACACTGCAGGAAATCTTCCAGATCAAGGTGAACATAGGAGCCATCTGAAAAGCCATTAAGGACAAAAGGTGTCCCTTAAAAGTGGCTCAGACCCGGCTGGATGAGCGCACATGGAGACCAGATGTGGAGCTGTGCCAGGATGCTGCCCAGCTCTG CCTCATCAAGGAGGTCCATGAAATCAAGGAGATGATCCCaagccttcagcagcagctgagacGTGCTGAGGGTGTGCTGCAAGTGCTGCTTCGTGCCAAGTTGGTCTTGGA CCTGGCCGTCACAGCCAGCTGGCTCTCCATCGACCAGGGGACCTGCATGGGGATGCGCGAGACCTCTCCCAGCACCACGCGACTCTTGGGTTATGTCtag